In the Methanothermobacter sp. K4 genome, AACCTTCAGTGGACATCCTGGAACTTCACCAGTTAAAAGATCATTTATTTTTATTTTTTCTGTTTCCAGCTCCTCTGAAAGCCTGTAAAGGCAGTATGCCACAACATGAGGGTCAGGATCATTGAGGTGAATCCTTTTAATCGGTCTACCCCTTCCCTTTCCTCTGAAAGTAACCAGTTTCCCCAGATGGGAGTGCTCAAACATGTTAAGGATTGCTGAGACAGGGTTTTTCAGGGTTGATTCTGTGAGGTTAGGCTCTTCATCCTTCAGAATGCCTGTGATCTCATCCTTACCGAGGTACTCGTCGAACCCGACACGGTCACAGAATATTCTAACTGCAGGGGAACCATGGTACAGTTCTGTCCATATTATCTGCCAGGCTGATTCAGGTTTCATGAAGTAGATATCACGGATTCTTCTGAAGAGGGGTGTTACCCTTTTTCTTATGATGAGCCCGGCACCCTCAAGCCAGGACTCAACGGCCTTAACCTGGATGGGACCGAGGTTATTCCTTTCAGTCCACTTCTCCTCCCAGAGGAAGATGGATGGTAGCCATTCATCCCGCAGACCAAATGTGGAGTATCTGTCAATGCCCCTTTTTGAATTCATCATAGATTAAATAGTGGATGATAAAATAAATAAATTTGGGGTGGCTTTCTTGGTTAGATATGTTAATTTGAGGATAGTATCTGATGGGAAAGAGATAGAGGGGCTTCAGGAGCGAATGAAACGTATTCTTACTGAAAGGGCTGACAGAGTCGTTGAGGGGGGAGCAGGTTTCCAGGGGGGTGAGGAGGAGGGGAAGGTTTACTGGATCTCGGACCTCAGGATATGGTACATGACCCGTTTCATCGAGGGAAGCAGGTACTGGAACGGTTTTGGGACGGATGAACCTGCTGAGGGTGAAATCAATACAATCGTCTGTGAGATAAACTTTCCCCCCGAAGGCATAGATCGCAGAATAGGAGCTGCCTTTGCACGTGACCCCCTCGGAAACTATTACGTGGTCCACAGGGGCAAACTCGGAGGTAATTACAGTAAAAAATTTTTTGAGGATAATTATAATGGCGAGTGGACAGAGGTGGCTGATGGTGACCGCGAAAGCAGGGTCGTGGTCATAGGACCCCTGGACGATACACTCCCCGAAAATATAAGGGACTTTGTATATGATGTTAAAAGGATAAAAACAGCTGTAACTTCCAGGAAATTGAACAAGTGCCTCAATGAGTGGAAAGCGATTGTAGATGCTCTAGGAGAAGGAGAACAAACCATACTTATAAGAAAATATGGCACAAATATAAATGAATTTTTATTGTACCCGACAGTGAACTATACTAAGAATGACAATTATTTAGATGCCTTCAAAAAAGAGTACCGTGATTTTGTCATTGAAAAGAGTATTCCTGAAACTCAGCACAATCTGCCTGCCATAAAATATTTCGCTAAAGTTGTTGATGTAATAAATATTCCAAAAAAAATTTTAGGTAAAATCAACAGCTATCATATATGGAATCCAAAGCACGTAAACTCTTTTATTGAATCAAACGCTTATTTATGGATTATTAGAGTTTATAGGCTAAAAAAACCTGTTTTCACGGGAAAAACAGGTGGAATCATTTATGCTAGTACAGCGAAAGAGGTAGACATTGAAAATGCTGAACCAGTCCTAGGAGACGATGTTTTTTATAAAACTTTAAACGAAATTAGAAAAAAAGTTTCTGAAGAATATGATAATAATGATGTTTCCAGCCCATCGGACCCTAATTTAATAGGTAAAGGAATTAATTACCACGATTATCTCAAAAACAAGGGATACCACTTCAAACCGGAACTCGTTGAGAACTTCCTTCTCTCACTCAAGGTGAAGCCCTTCGTGATCCTCACAGGTAACTCAGGGACGGGTAAGACTAAGCTCGCCCAGCTCTACGGCCAGCACATCTCAGCCCCTGAAAGGAAGAGATACCTCATCGTACCTGTGGGTGCCAACTGGACCGAGAAGAGGCACATATTCGGTTACCTCAACATCATGACAGGTAAATACCAGAGCACCCCGGCACTGGACTTCATCATGAGGGCCTCAGAGGACCCCGAAAATCCATACATCCTCATACTCGATGAGATGAACCTTTCACACGTCGAACGCTACTTCTCAGACTTTCTCTCTGCCCTTGAGAGTGGTGAACCCGTACCCCTCCATGATGACCCTGAATGCGACTTCCCCTCAGAGATAACAATCCCCGAGAACCTCCTGGTTGTCGGTACCGTGAACGTGGATGAGACGACCTACATGTTCTCACCCAAGGTCCTTGACCGTGCAAACACCATAGAATTCAAGACCCTGAACCCCAGGGAATACCTCCTGGAGGATGGTGAACCCGGAGAACCTTCGGGGGACCTGAAATTCCTGGAGGACCCCCTCAACCATGACACCAGTGACCCCGGGGACCTGGGTGGCATCAGGGATGACCTTGTCCATGAACTCAGCTTCTTCCATGAAAAACTTCAGAGGGCAGGCTTCGACTTCGGTTTCAGGGTCACCAGGGAGGTCCTGGAATTCATGCACGCCGCATGGGTGTACGAGGGAAAACCCGTGGAATGGGAGAACTGGGAGCGCTACCTGGACGCCCAGATCAAACAGAAGATCCTGCCCAAGATCCACGGCCCGGAGAGACTCCTGAGGGACACCCTCAATGAACTGAAGGACCACTGTGAGGGGAGATTCCCTGAATCCCGGGATAAACTAGGGGAAATGGTTGAGACACTGAGGATCCAGCGCTACGTATCATTCATAAGGTAGTTGAAGATGGACTCCGAGATTATCATAGAGTTTCAGCTTGGCACCCTGAGGATCCGGGGCGGCCCTGCCCCTGGGAGATACCTGAGAGAACCATCGAGGTTAACGGTTACCCTGTGAGTCTCATAAACGTCCCCGAGGTTGAAAGGCCTGGTCTCAACCCCATAGAACACTGCCCATACTATGATAACCTCTCAGAGATCATGCTACTGGAGGAGACCACATACCATGTGCTCTTTGAGGGTTCAGGTGAATGTGAGGTCCTCCCATCCCTGAAAAGGGATGCTGTATTCCAGGAGCTCAGGTTTCATTTAGAAGAAAAATCGGCGGGTTTCCTCAACTTCAGGAGCTACGCCGGCAAGTCCTTCCTTGATGTTTCCTCCGGTGACCTCCATGAGTCGGTACCCGTTGAGGTGCGCTCAAGGAAGATAAACTACCATGAACAGTACCCTGCAATGCTCTCAGACCTCTCAGATGGGATAACCTCCCTCATACTGAACTCCGATTCACCAGTATTCCAGAGGTTCACCGTGGATGACCACTCCGGACGGACACTCTATGAGGACTTCCTCATCCTTGAACACATCTTCAGGCCTGAGAACCTCCATGCCGCGGCAGAGCACATAAATCAGATGTACTCATCGGGCCTCCGGCGGGAGGTGGAGCTGGTGCCTGCAGGACTGGCTGCCACCGTTGACCCGGAGGAGATCATATCCGTGATTTCCACCCCCGGCAATATTGATGGGGGTATCCCCAGGGTACTACCTGAGCTGAGGCTCCGCGAGACCCCTGACATTCCCGAGAACCGCTTCTACAGGTACTTCCTTGAGTCACTTGAGGACCTTATCCTGAGGCTACTTGAAACAGCCCCTGAGGGTTACATAAGGGACTCCCTTGAGGGGTTCCTTGATGATACCAGGGGATTCCTCTCGGCCCGGTGGCTCATGGATGTGGGGGAACTCAGGGTCCTCCCCCTCAACTCACAGGTACTCCAGAAGAGGGAGGGCTACAGGGATATACTCAGGTACTTCTTCATGCTGGACCTCTCACTCAGGTTCACCTGGGATGAACTGGAGGATACCATCAGGGGATTTGAGAGGAAGCTCAGCGAACTCTACGAGTACTGGTGCTACTTCAGGCTCATAGGGATACTCGAGGATATAAGCGGGGACTCCGTTAATCCCCGTGATATCTTCGACCTCACCGACTGGGGTGTGAGGCTCAGGAGGGGGATGTCATTGCTCAGGTTCAGTATGGGGGATGTGGAACTCGCACTATCCTACAATGGGAGATTCACCAGGAATACCCGGTGCAGTTCCTATTCACTCCCCTTCAAACCAGACTACTCCCTCCTAGTGAATGTGGGGGAGTGCACCTACTTCATCCACCTTGATGCCAAGTACCGGTCAACGGTTAACCCTGAGGACTTCTATGATATCGACCTCCGGGATGCCGAGGAGGAACTTGAAAGCCGGTACAGGGATGGGGATGTATACAAGATGCACACCTACAAGGACGCCATACTCCACAGCATGGGGGCCTACATTCTCTACCCTGGCAGCAAAAAGGTGATATTCCATGAGGAAACCGGAGAAGTTCCATCTGTGGGTGCATTCCCCATGAGGCCCGGGGACTCCACTGTGGATGAGAAGAGACTCCGCGATTTCATGGAGAGGGCCATCATGAAAATAGCCGGAGAAAAATAAAGAATTTGATCCAAAAAACAGGATCATGCAAGAAGGTCACTGACCCTCTCAGAACTCCTCTTCATCTCTATCCTGATCATTCCCAGGTTCACATCCACATCGGTTATCACGACGAGGATCCCCTCGCCGGCATCTATCATGAGGGTTTTACCCCGTTTACCCTCAATCATGACCTGCTCGAGGGGCTCATGCTTTATCTCCTCGGCCGACCTCTCGGCTGTACCGAACACCGCTGAGGCCATGGCGGCCACGAGTTCCGCGTCGATGTCAGCTGGAACCTCACTCTCGATTATGAGACCGTCCTTTCCAACAACCAGGGATCCGTTAACACCGTTCACCCTTCCAAGGTCCTTGAGTATCCTCTCTATCAACTTCAAACCCCCTATTCAAACATCTTCCTCATGCACCTTCTTATTGTACCCTCAGCTGCACGATCCCCCATGACGGTTTTGAGTTCACCTGTGAGGGCCTGGGCAGCCACAAGGTCCGTGTGTTTAACATCGGCACCCTCTATCCACTTCATGACATCATCGTTGAGCTGGGAGATCTTCCTGAGGGCTGCGTCCAGTTCCTCCTGTTCATCAAGGAGGTGCATTGACTTTGCGCTTTTCACCAGGAGTTCAGGGTTCATGGCACGGGCCATTCCATCGACACCTGACGTCTCAACGAGGGATGCCATGGTCTGGAGTGTCATGAGTATCTGCTTCTCAACCATCTCCTCAGGGGCCTTTATTATCTGGGTACCCACATAGTAGTAGTCCAGGACACCTGCAAGCGCCACCGCAGTGACCAGGGATCCCATATCTGCAACTGCTGAGGTCACATCCGCGGGGACCACGTATGCTGTCTTACCTGTGCTCTCTGCGAGTTCAGCGCACCTTGAGATCTGTTCATCTGTTGCAATGTCAAGCTCCGCGGTGGGCCTGCCGCCTATAACGTAGTGTTCGTGCTGTGGTGTCCCAGGTACAGCCGCAGGGTGCATTGAGGACACACCTATATCTGTTCTGTCCATTTTTAATTCTTTTTCAAGGACGTAGTATAGCACCACCGGTGATACCGTACAGGTGTTGGCTATAACCGCCCCCTCTGGTAGCTCAGGTAGTATATCCCTGGCTATCCTCACGGTCCCCTTTCCGAAGGGTGTGAATAGAATCGCAACATCGGCGTCAGCCGCGGCCTCCTTATCGTTATCTGTGACAGTCACACCTGCCTCCTCAACAAGGTTCCAGTGTTCATCCTCCAGGACATCCCTTACAGGTTCTGCAAGTGTAACTTCGTGTCCGGCCTGTGCAAATTCCATGGCCATTCTGCTTCCGCCGTATGGAGCCTCCCCACCGTACTTTTCAGGGAGGTTCAGTTCCTCAGTATATAATTTCTGATTACCAGCACCGTAAACTGTCACCTTCATTGTTATCACTCTTTCATGTGAAAGTCTTCAGAAGAAAAATTAGGTTATAGAATCTCACCCTATTAAAGTTTTTCCATGAATGGGTGGATAATATCATGTTATTACTTATCCAGGACATTGATATTCTGTTATTACTTATTCAGGACATGAAACGATGGTTTAATCTGAAAGATTTCATTTTCCGTGTGTGAAAGGTTATAAATAATCCATGATATAAATTAGTATCCAGTTCATGCTTTCCTCGAGGGGGGTCCACATGTGAAAGATCTTCAGAAGGGTGTCAGGATACTTTATGAGGTTATCATCCTTGTTCTACTTGGACTCGATGGGCTATCACTGCTTGTCAGCATATTCCTCCCCCTTCAGCCCGGGACCTTCTCAAGGATAGTCCTCCTGGACCTCCTCACGAGCATCACGGTTGTGACAGCCTACATACTTCGGCCAGCTGTCCGTGACAGGTGGAACATTCCCGTTGTGATGGTGCCCTTCTACTTCATCGGTGTGAATCTGCTGGGAGTAAACCCTGATTCAGTTATACTTGCAGTCCTGAACCTCATAAAGGTGTTTGGGCTTTTCATTGCATTCAGGGACCTTGCGGGGTCTGTTGGTGAATTCATAAGGACCAGCAGGCTCGGTTATGGTCTTGGACTCTTTGTATCTGTGCTTTTTGTATTCACAATCGTCTTCTACCTGGTTGAGAGTCCTGTGAACCCCCTTGTGAGGACATATGAGGACTCATTATGGTACGTCCTCCAGACCATCACAACGGTGGGCTACGGTGACATAGTACCTGTAACAGCCCTGGGGAGGCTGACAGGTGTGATCATAATGATCAGTGCCATTGCATCCACCAGCCTGATAACCGCATCTGCCACATCCACACTCCTTGAGACCCTGAGGAGGGAGCAGGAGCGGATAGACTCCACAAGGAGGGATGAGTTCAGGAGGCTCAGTGATAAACTGGATGAACTCGAGATGAAACTTGAGAGGATAGAGGATATGCTTGAAAAACGCAGATAAAGGCTAACCTCATATCCCTCAAACCAGGCACTTAAAATAAAAAATGTGAATGCTAACCATTCACCGCTGCCCCGGAGAAGAATAAGTTAGTGTGAAAAGATAATGCCACGTTAAAGGCTGAGCCTTCACCGCTACCCCCCCATCATTCTGGAATCCCCTTTAAGATGAGGGTTAACCCTTCACCGCTGTCCCTGTGGCTGTCACGGCGAGAACCTCCCCGCCGAGGCCACTGAGCACTGTGACCTCAACATCGATGTCAACCACCCCTACAGCCCCCATGGCCTCAGCATCCCTCAGCATGCGCTCAACAGCCTGCCTTCGGAGTTCAGTGATTTCATCGGGTTTCCCGACAGCCTCCCCTGCGGCTATACCAACCATTTCGCCTCCAGCATCATATTCAAGGGGTATGGTCCCGTTTTTCGGCACCAGAAGGTCACCCACACCCTTACCTGCGAGTCCCAGGAGGTATGTTATGATTGCCGCGAGGAGGAAGTTCACTGCTGTGGGGAAGGCCGCCTGGAAGGCAAGCATCAGGCCACCCACCGTGAACACATTCCACTCGATGGGTTCAGCCGGGAAGAACCAGCCATAGATGTTCACAGCGAAAAAGACCAGGATTGCACTTACAGCACCGGTACTTGCCCCGTACTTCCTCCCTGCAATGTAGGACTCAACGAAGCCTGCAAGGAGGGGGGATACTATGTACATGATGTTGAAGCCGAAAATCACAAGCTGAAACCTCACAGAGAGGATGGCTGACAGTAGCCCCGCTGAAAGACCAGCTGCCACCGCAAGGACGGCCCATCTGTACCTCCCCACAGGTAACACCCCCATTCACTCATCAAGGGACACCGCTGTCCCGGTGGCGGATACAAGGATTGTGTTCCCCATTGTACCCCCGAGGTTGTGGTAGTCAATCCTCACCCCTATAATTGCATCAGCCCCCAGCTTCTCAGCAGCCTCCCTCATTGAGGATAGGGCGAGCTCCCTGGCCCTTGCGAGTTCCTTCTCATATGCCGATGTTCTGCCACCAACAACGTCCCTCACACCCGAGAAGAGGTCCTTGTATATGTTGGCCCCTATGAGTGCATCCCCCGTCACGATACCATGGTATCTCCCTATCACCCTACCCTCAATCACATTCGACGTTAACATGAGCATCACTAACACCCATGTATAGTTATATCCACAATGGGATACATAATTAACTGTACAGATAAAGGGGGGTTTTTATATGAGGGGATATCTTCTTCTGCTCCCTATCGTTGTGGCCGTTGCGGTCTCAGGCTGCACCGTCACAACCGAGGGAAACAATACGGTCCCGGATGTACCATACAGGACGTACTCTGACAGTGAGATATCATTCAGGTACCCTGCGAACTGGACCTCAGAGAACCTGACGGTTGCAAGTCCAAACAGTATCGCGGCGGTCGCTGACCCATCGGGGGTTGATGAGGC is a window encoding:
- a CDS encoding heavy metal-binding domain-containing protein codes for the protein MGVLPVGRYRWAVLAVAAGLSAGLLSAILSVRFQLVIFGFNIMYIVSPLLAGFVESYIAGRKYGASTGAVSAILVFFAVNIYGWFFPAEPIEWNVFTVGGLMLAFQAAFPTAVNFLLAAIITYLLGLAGKGVGDLLVPKNGTIPLEYDAGGEMVGIAAGEAVGKPDEITELRRQAVERMLRDAEAMGAVGVVDIDVEVTVLSGLGGEVLAVTATGTAVKG
- a CDS encoding McrB family protein translates to MVRYVNLRIVSDGKEIEGLQERMKRILTERADRVVEGGAGFQGGEEEGKVYWISDLRIWYMTRFIEGSRYWNGFGTDEPAEGEINTIVCEINFPPEGIDRRIGAAFARDPLGNYYVVHRGKLGGNYSKKFFEDNYNGEWTEVADGDRESRVVVIGPLDDTLPENIRDFVYDVKRIKTAVTSRKLNKCLNEWKAIVDALGEGEQTILIRKYGTNINEFLLYPTVNYTKNDNYLDAFKKEYRDFVIEKSIPETQHNLPAIKYFAKVVDVINIPKKILGKINSYHIWNPKHVNSFIESNAYLWIIRVYRLKKPVFTGKTGGIIYASTAKEVDIENAEPVLGDDVFYKTLNEIRKKVSEEYDNNDVSSPSDPNLIGKGINYHDYLKNKGYHFKPELVENFLLSLKVKPFVILTGNSGTGKTKLAQLYGQHISAPERKRYLIVPVGANWTEKRHIFGYLNIMTGKYQSTPALDFIMRASEDPENPYILILDEMNLSHVERYFSDFLSALESGEPVPLHDDPECDFPSEITIPENLLVVGTVNVDETTYMFSPKVLDRANTIEFKTLNPREYLLEDGEPGEPSGDLKFLEDPLNHDTSDPGDLGGIRDDLVHELSFFHEKLQRAGFDFGFRVTREVLEFMHAAWVYEGKPVEWENWERYLDAQIKQKILPKIHGPERLLRDTLNELKDHCEGRFPESRDKLGEMVETLRIQRYVSFIR
- a CDS encoding potassium channel family protein gives rise to the protein MKDLQKGVRILYEVIILVLLGLDGLSLLVSIFLPLQPGTFSRIVLLDLLTSITVVTAYILRPAVRDRWNIPVVMVPFYFIGVNLLGVNPDSVILAVLNLIKVFGLFIAFRDLAGSVGEFIRTSRLGYGLGLFVSVLFVFTIVFYLVESPVNPLVRTYEDSLWYVLQTITTVGYGDIVPVTALGRLTGVIIMISAIASTSLITASATSTLLETLRREQERIDSTRRDEFRRLSDKLDELEMKLERIEDMLEKRR
- a CDS encoding roadblock/LC7 domain-containing protein, which codes for MIERILKDLGRVNGVNGSLVVGKDGLIIESEVPADIDAELVAAMASAVFGTAERSAEEIKHEPLEQVMIEGKRGKTLMIDAGEGILVVITDVDVNLGMIRIEMKRSSERVSDLLA
- a CDS encoding DUF2357 domain-containing protein; this translates as MSLINVPEVERPGLNPIEHCPYYDNLSEIMLLEETTYHVLFEGSGECEVLPSLKRDAVFQELRFHLEEKSAGFLNFRSYAGKSFLDVSSGDLHESVPVEVRSRKINYHEQYPAMLSDLSDGITSLILNSDSPVFQRFTVDDHSGRTLYEDFLILEHIFRPENLHAAAEHINQMYSSGLRREVELVPAGLAATVDPEEIISVISTPGNIDGGIPRVLPELRLRETPDIPENRFYRYFLESLEDLILRLLETAPEGYIRDSLEGFLDDTRGFLSARWLMDVGELRVLPLNSQVLQKREGYRDILRYFFMLDLSLRFTWDELEDTIRGFERKLSELYEYWCYFRLIGILEDISGDSVNPRDIFDLTDWGVRLRRGMSLLRFSMGDVELALSYNGRFTRNTRCSSYSLPFKPDYSLLVNVGECTYFIHLDAKYRSTVNPEDFYDIDLRDAEEELESRYRDGDVYKMHTYKDAILHSMGAYILYPGSKKVIFHEETGEVPSVGAFPMRPGDSTVDEKRLRDFMERAIMKIAGEK
- a CDS encoding H(2)-dependent methylenetetrahydromethanopterin dehydrogenase-related protein, with the protein product MKVTVYGAGNQKLYTEELNLPEKYGGEAPYGGSRMAMEFAQAGHEVTLAEPVRDVLEDEHWNLVEEAGVTVTDNDKEAAADADVAILFTPFGKGTVRIARDILPELPEGAVIANTCTVSPVVLYYVLEKELKMDRTDIGVSSMHPAAVPGTPQHEHYVIGGRPTAELDIATDEQISRCAELAESTGKTAYVVPADVTSAVADMGSLVTAVALAGVLDYYYVGTQIIKAPEEMVEKQILMTLQTMASLVETSGVDGMARAMNPELLVKSAKSMHLLDEQEELDAALRKISQLNDDVMKWIEGADVKHTDLVAAQALTGELKTVMGDRAAEGTIRRCMRKMFE
- a CDS encoding YbjQ family protein, which produces MLMLTSNVIEGRVIGRYHGIVTGDALIGANIYKDLFSGVRDVVGGRTSAYEKELARARELALSSMREAAEKLGADAIIGVRIDYHNLGGTMGNTILVSATGTAVSLDE